In one Shewanella loihica PV-4 genomic region, the following are encoded:
- a CDS encoding Na+/H+ antiporter NhaC family protein, translating into MTTPTQTTAPKASFIALLPLFLFLALFIGAGVYFQSQGVDFAFYQLPSVVAILPAIILALLISKEKLNQSIETFIGGIGHSNIIAMCLIYLLAGAFASVAKATGGVDATVALGLSLVPSNLLLPGFFVIAAFIATAMGTSMGTIAAVAPIALGVAEEAQIDLALMAGAVISGALFGDNLSIISDTTIAATRTQGCEMKDKFRENLIFAIPASLITLVVFTLAGQGQADVAPQQIDFLKVIPYLTILVLAVAGLNVFVVLTVGILLAGITGFATLDYGLIQFGKDIYAGFSNMQEIFILSMLVGGLAALMQQQGGLAFVSKQIEKLIVRFSSAKGEASTRASELGMAGIVALTNTCVANNTVSIVVTGDIAKDLAEKHEVTPKRAASILDIFSCIIQGLIPYGAQALLIASTFSISPLQAVAHAWYCMILAIVAIAIVVLRKRH; encoded by the coding sequence TTGACAACACCAACACAAACCACGGCCCCCAAGGCATCGTTTATCGCCCTACTGCCACTATTCCTGTTTCTGGCCCTGTTTATCGGTGCCGGCGTCTATTTCCAGAGCCAGGGCGTCGACTTTGCCTTCTATCAGCTGCCGAGCGTGGTCGCCATCCTGCCCGCCATCATACTGGCGCTGCTGATCTCGAAAGAGAAGCTGAACCAGAGCATAGAGACCTTCATCGGTGGCATAGGCCACTCCAACATCATCGCCATGTGTCTCATCTACCTGCTGGCAGGTGCCTTTGCCTCTGTGGCCAAGGCCACTGGCGGCGTAGATGCTACCGTGGCGCTGGGGCTGTCGCTTGTGCCCTCGAACCTACTGCTACCCGGTTTCTTCGTGATCGCCGCCTTCATCGCTACCGCCATGGGTACCTCTATGGGCACCATAGCCGCAGTCGCTCCCATCGCACTGGGCGTGGCCGAAGAGGCGCAGATCGATCTGGCGCTGATGGCCGGGGCCGTGATCTCGGGCGCCCTCTTTGGTGACAACCTGTCGATCATCTCTGACACCACCATTGCCGCGACCCGCACCCAGGGCTGTGAGATGAAAGACAAGTTCAGAGAAAACCTGATCTTCGCCATTCCCGCCTCGCTGATCACCCTGGTGGTGTTCACCCTCGCCGGACAAGGCCAGGCCGATGTGGCGCCGCAGCAGATAGATTTTCTTAAGGTTATCCCCTACCTCACCATCTTGGTACTGGCGGTCGCCGGGCTGAACGTGTTCGTGGTGCTGACCGTGGGCATCTTGCTGGCAGGCATCACCGGCTTTGCCACTCTGGACTACGGCCTGATCCAGTTTGGCAAAGATATCTACGCGGGCTTTAGCAACATGCAGGAGATCTTCATCCTCTCCATGCTGGTCGGTGGCCTGGCGGCCCTGATGCAGCAACAGGGTGGACTGGCTTTTGTGAGCAAGCAGATTGAGAAGCTTATCGTCCGCTTCTCCAGCGCCAAGGGCGAGGCCTCGACCCGTGCCTCTGAGCTGGGCATGGCAGGCATAGTCGCCCTGACCAACACCTGTGTGGCCAACAATACCGTCTCTATCGTGGTGACCGGCGATATCGCCAAAGATCTGGCCGAGAAGCATGAGGTTACCCCTAAGCGCGCCGCCAGTATCTTGGATATCTTCTCCTGTATCATTCAGGGCTTGATCCCATACGGTGCCCAGGCGCTGCTGATCGCCTCCACCTTCAGCATCAGCCCGCTGCAGGCGGTTGCCCACGCCTGGTACTGCATGATCCTCGCCATAGTCGCCATCGCCATAGTGGTGCTGCGCAAGCGTCACTAA
- a CDS encoding DUF998 domain-containing protein: MALHQPINYDLQRMVVFTILTGALISALGISISLFAKFQVMGLEAFNQRPDLLGNYVDSPLAYIFNMGLILAGSCILLAMYGLLQLKLGHFGNYIAFAGFVVGVTIILIGIYPINYLKEHRLFSTIFLIATIILYFLTLSARVNHKAICSTPLFIVSALGLTAASSLALMVDWGILDFAPCSHHDGSICGVAFAMWAQTNLVMIWCVTLALTIKKLARHSYQDNLISQVSAHG; this comes from the coding sequence ATGGCCCTACACCAACCCATAAACTATGACCTGCAGCGCATGGTGGTCTTCACCATTCTGACCGGTGCGCTCATCTCTGCCCTCGGCATCTCTATCTCCCTGTTCGCCAAGTTTCAGGTGATGGGACTGGAGGCCTTTAACCAAAGGCCGGATCTGCTGGGCAACTATGTGGACTCCCCCCTGGCCTATATCTTCAACATGGGGCTTATCCTGGCAGGCTCGTGCATACTGCTGGCCATGTATGGACTGTTGCAGCTCAAGCTGGGGCACTTTGGCAACTATATTGCCTTCGCTGGCTTTGTGGTGGGGGTGACCATCATCCTCATCGGCATCTACCCGATCAACTACCTCAAAGAGCACAGGCTGTTTTCCACCATCTTCCTGATCGCCACCATCATCCTCTATTTCCTGACCCTCTCGGCCAGGGTCAACCATAAGGCAATCTGTTCGACGCCGCTGTTTATCGTCAGCGCCCTGGGCCTGACGGCCGCCAGCAGCCTGGCCCTCATGGTAGATTGGGGGATACTCGACTTCGCCCCCTGCAGCCACCACGACGGCTCTATTTGCGGCGTCGCCTTTGCCATGTGGGCCCAGACCAATCTGGTGATGATCTGGTGTGTCACCCTGGCGCTAACCATCAAGAAGCTCGCCAGACACAGCTATCAGGACAACCTGATCAGCCAAGTCTCGGCCCACGGCTAG
- a CDS encoding 23S rRNA pseudouridine(2604) synthase RluF, which yields MRLAQYLALTGRCSRRAASRLIRNGRVSLGDRLAKHTDSIELIETPTGTQASLSVCVDGEPLPPIADKAYWIFNKAVGTDCRLLAEDTTSLIHLLPRQPRLYPVGRLDKDSRGLLLLTNDGELTQRLMHPSFAHHKRYHVRLDRPFDDDFVVKMAAGVSYKDVTTQPCQVTRLGQDSFEIVLTQGLNRQIRRMSKTLGHKVIDLKRVAIESLTLGDLPEGEMRPLTQAELDELWCDLA from the coding sequence ATGCGCCTCGCCCAGTATCTGGCCTTAACTGGCCGCTGCTCGCGCCGCGCCGCATCAAGACTGATCCGCAACGGGCGAGTCAGCCTGGGCGATCGGCTCGCCAAGCACACAGACAGCATCGAGCTGATAGAGACCCCCACAGGTACACAGGCATCACTCAGCGTCTGTGTCGATGGCGAGCCTCTGCCCCCCATCGCCGACAAGGCCTACTGGATATTCAACAAGGCGGTGGGGACAGACTGCCGCCTGCTGGCAGAGGATACAACCAGCTTGATCCATCTGCTGCCACGGCAGCCGCGTCTCTACCCCGTGGGACGGCTGGATAAAGACTCCAGGGGGCTGCTGCTACTCACTAACGATGGTGAGCTGACCCAGCGCCTGATGCACCCCAGTTTTGCCCACCACAAACGCTACCATGTCAGGCTAGACAGGCCCTTCGATGATGATTTTGTGGTTAAGATGGCAGCAGGGGTCAGCTATAAGGATGTCACCACACAGCCCTGTCAGGTGACTCGCCTAGGCCAGGACAGCTTCGAGATAGTCCTCACCCAGGGACTCAACCGCCAGATCCGCCGCATGAGTAAGACCCTCGGCCACAAGGTAATAGACCTTAAGCGCGTCGCCATCGAGTCCTTAACCCTGGGCGATCTGCCAGAAGGCGAGATGCGACCGCTAACCCAGGCCGAATTAGACGAGCTTTGGTGCGATCTTGCCTAA
- a CDS encoding FAD-dependent oxidoreductase — protein MSKEYPQKSKEIDQYTANVLQHGISRRSFLTRAAMGTGGLAFAGIAGTASASEAPGQEYAQIGNASLEFMPKPKPIADSEIASTQTFDVVVVGAGASGVPAALSARENGASVAVLQKQAIVVSQGNTGSGLDLNKCDKAGVEALVNRLMADNAHRSHPELLRSWAYNSGEAVKWVLDRANKGGAKGVDQGTKPQHGIHGITEHSLEFVTSYFGPKPYTAGDGMRALAKTAEKAGVKFFFNTPAQQLIQDETGKVIGVIAQNRDGKYHKFMAKKGVILSAGDYQNNKAMCDFFIPDLKNFERKQMDRTGDGFAMAYWAGGVIEPAGHTKMLHDFDAGPAAMCDMPFLVVNGKGERFVNEQVEMSLMNNYLRDEVNQGRYNQIFDSNYMEQSKDWPGHAYTPEELKHYMPEVEGEKKGVYPSQINTFVADTLEELAEKLGCDPKTFVKNVKRYNELCKTGKDDDFGKAPSKMAPVLKAPFYGIHRRMRISAITSGVLVDANHQALDADGKPIGGLFIVGNMGGGFYGGVDYPLTVFGLSLGRCYTFGYLTGRHVAKL, from the coding sequence ATGAGTAAAGAGTATCCACAGAAATCGAAAGAAATTGACCAATACACAGCCAATGTCCTGCAACATGGCATCTCACGCCGGAGCTTTCTGACCCGCGCCGCCATGGGCACGGGCGGGTTAGCCTTCGCGGGTATCGCCGGCACGGCAAGCGCCTCAGAGGCGCCTGGCCAAGAATACGCACAGATAGGCAATGCCTCGCTGGAGTTCATGCCTAAGCCCAAGCCAATCGCCGACAGCGAGATTGCCTCGACCCAGACCTTCGATGTGGTGGTGGTTGGCGCCGGCGCATCGGGCGTACCCGCCGCACTTTCAGCCAGAGAGAATGGTGCCAGCGTTGCTGTACTGCAAAAGCAAGCCATAGTCGTTTCTCAGGGCAACACAGGTTCAGGCCTAGACCTTAACAAGTGTGACAAAGCCGGTGTTGAAGCCCTGGTTAACCGTCTAATGGCGGATAACGCTCACCGCAGCCACCCTGAACTGCTCAGAAGCTGGGCTTATAACTCAGGTGAAGCGGTGAAGTGGGTACTTGACCGCGCCAACAAAGGTGGGGCTAAGGGTGTAGACCAAGGCACTAAGCCACAACACGGTATTCATGGTATTACTGAGCACTCGCTGGAATTCGTCACCTCATACTTCGGTCCTAAGCCATACACCGCGGGCGACGGTATGCGCGCCCTGGCGAAAACCGCTGAAAAAGCCGGTGTTAAGTTTTTCTTCAACACCCCTGCACAACAGCTGATCCAAGATGAAACCGGCAAAGTGATCGGCGTTATTGCGCAAAACCGTGATGGTAAGTACCACAAGTTTATGGCAAAGAAAGGTGTCATTCTTTCTGCCGGCGACTACCAGAACAATAAGGCGATGTGCGACTTCTTTATCCCTGATCTCAAGAACTTCGAACGCAAGCAGATGGATCGTACCGGCGACGGTTTCGCCATGGCCTACTGGGCGGGCGGCGTGATCGAGCCTGCGGGTCACACTAAGATGCTTCACGACTTCGACGCGGGTCCGGCGGCAATGTGTGATATGCCATTCCTGGTGGTTAACGGTAAAGGTGAGCGCTTCGTTAACGAGCAGGTAGAAATGTCATTAATGAACAACTACCTACGTGACGAAGTTAACCAAGGTCGTTACAACCAAATCTTCGACTCTAACTATATGGAACAGTCAAAAGACTGGCCTGGACATGCATACACGCCTGAAGAGTTAAAGCATTACATGCCAGAAGTTGAAGGCGAAAAGAAAGGCGTTTACCCATCTCAAATCAATACCTTTGTTGCTGACACGCTAGAAGAGTTGGCAGAGAAACTCGGTTGTGATCCTAAGACTTTCGTTAAAAACGTTAAGCGTTACAACGAGCTATGCAAAACAGGTAAAGATGACGACTTCGGCAAGGCCCCAAGCAAGATGGCGCCTGTACTAAAAGCGCCTTTCTACGGTATTCACCGCCGCATGCGTATCTCGGCTATCACCTCTGGCGTTCTGGTTGATGCGAATCATCAGGCATTGGATGCAGATGGTAAGCCAATCGGTGGCCTGTTCATCGTCGGCAACATGGGCGGCGGCTTCTACGGCGGGGTCGACTATCCATTGACAGTGTTTGGCCTCTCCTTGGGTCGCTGCTACACCTTCGGTTACCTGACCGGCAGACACGTGGCCAAGTTATAA
- a CDS encoding cytochrome c3 family protein yields MKNVKLINMILAVALSLFANATFAKELPLLDQTHLEAGIKCASCHGKAEPRQAVTMMKCVKCHNTQKLTKKTENFKPTNPHKNRHFDTETDCTNCHKVHQKSENYCTGCHNRFDFVVP; encoded by the coding sequence ATGAAAAACGTAAAATTAATCAATATGATACTAGCCGTTGCCTTGAGCTTATTTGCCAACGCAACATTTGCCAAAGAATTGCCACTACTGGATCAGACCCACCTGGAAGCCGGCATTAAGTGTGCGAGCTGTCATGGCAAGGCCGAGCCTCGTCAGGCCGTGACCATGATGAAGTGCGTCAAGTGCCACAACACCCAGAAACTGACGAAGAAAACGGAGAACTTCAAACCGACCAACCCCCATAAGAATCGCCACTTCGATACAGAAACGGATTGTACTAACTGCCACAAGGTTCACCAGAAATCTGAGAACTATTGCACCGGCTGCCACAATCGATTCGATTTCGTGGTGCCCTAG
- a CDS encoding DUF4823 domain-containing protein yields MIKKITLLTSALLLTACSSTYQHSALQAPIAKLDPAKGVLIAMPKDGWYGNQEYRNSGRMTANAVRSAFSKYTSKVNIAADCLDDDCLKQLDANQFGYFVKPIILHWEDRATEWSGIPDTIEIQLIVLDAQTKQEIANASYTGKSKWASFGGDHPQDLLPEPTNEFVSSLYK; encoded by the coding sequence ATGATAAAAAAGATAACACTTCTTACCTCTGCATTATTACTCACGGCTTGTAGCTCGACCTATCAACACTCGGCGCTACAGGCCCCCATTGCCAAGTTAGATCCCGCCAAAGGCGTATTAATCGCCATGCCCAAAGATGGCTGGTATGGCAACCAGGAATATCGTAACTCAGGCCGAATGACCGCCAATGCTGTGCGAAGCGCCTTCTCCAAATACACCAGTAAGGTCAATATAGCGGCCGATTGCCTGGATGATGACTGCCTAAAACAGCTCGATGCCAATCAGTTTGGCTACTTTGTCAAACCTATCATTCTTCACTGGGAAGACAGGGCAACCGAATGGTCAGGGATCCCTGACACCATAGAGATTCAGCTTATCGTCTTGGATGCGCAGACCAAGCAAGAGATCGCCAACGCGTCATACACTGGCAAGAGTAAATGGGCCAGTTTCGGCGGCGATCATCCGCAGGATCTCCTACCTGAGCCCACCAATGAGTTTGTGAGTAGCCTATATAAGTAG
- a CDS encoding MBL fold metallo-hydrolase, with translation MKITQIRNATQIINYAGKRFLIDPMLAPKNTYPGFGGTVNSDLRNPTVELPLSIEEIINVDAVLLTHTHPDHWDATAVNVIPKDKLIFVQHEGDEQILRSQGFTNLQIFSEETDYNGISFTRTACQHGSDAAYENKELGEMLAEVTGVILSHSDEEKLYLAGDTIWTQTVEETMKREQPDVIILNTGWAHVIGYGPIIMGKEDVLKTHVVLPQAKIVATHMGAVNHALVTRQELRDYAEINLLTDFVYIPEDGETVIL, from the coding sequence ATGAAAATCACTCAAATTCGTAACGCAACTCAAATTATCAACTATGCAGGGAAACGATTCCTTATTGATCCAATGCTGGCACCAAAAAACACTTATCCGGGGTTTGGCGGGACAGTGAACTCTGATTTGCGCAACCCAACGGTTGAGCTGCCACTCTCAATTGAAGAAATTATTAATGTTGATGCTGTGCTGCTGACCCACACTCACCCAGATCACTGGGATGCAACCGCTGTCAATGTGATCCCTAAAGACAAGCTGATTTTTGTACAACACGAAGGTGATGAGCAAATTCTGCGTTCTCAAGGTTTTACTAATCTCCAGATTTTCTCTGAAGAGACCGACTACAACGGCATTTCTTTCACTCGTACTGCATGTCAGCATGGCTCTGACGCTGCTTACGAAAATAAGGAACTGGGAGAAATGCTGGCTGAAGTAACCGGCGTCATACTATCTCATTCAGATGAAGAAAAGCTCTATCTGGCCGGAGATACCATCTGGACACAGACGGTAGAAGAAACAATGAAACGTGAACAGCCAGACGTGATCATTCTGAATACCGGCTGGGCTCACGTGATTGGCTATGGCCCGATCATCATGGGTAAAGAAGATGTATTAAAAACGCACGTTGTTCTTCCTCAGGCAAAAATTGTTGCTACTCATATGGGCGCAGTAAACCACGCACTCGTGACGAGACAGGAGCTTCGCGACTATGCAGAAATCAATTTACTGACTGATTTCGTGTATATCCCGGAAGATGGTGAGACTGTCATTCTGTAG
- a CDS encoding GlxA family transcriptional regulator, producing the protein MSSRILSPKTQSTEAMQHVPNVSVIVFNGFSPFHISVPSIVFGRDTLNEAFFNLQFIAGEEGSIMSDIGMEIHARAKLDTLEKADIIIVPYWRTVDERPNDQLIEALRLAHERGTLIVGLCLGGYVLAFAGLLDGKRAATHWELEQDFTQRFPETLLDTNALYVEDGGVITSAGTAAGIDCCLFVFRKYYSSAIANRIARRMVVPPYRDGGQAQFIEQPIPITTSDLRINELMERIRNDIGHKYTLDELAESVMMTRRTFTRKFHKATGMAFGEWLASERLNLAQELLESTDLTIEQIVTKTGFSSVFIFRDKFKGRYAVTPNRWRKTFHEQK; encoded by the coding sequence ATGTCTTCCAGAATTCTATCTCCTAAAACTCAATCTACCGAAGCAATGCAGCACGTACCTAATGTTTCGGTCATCGTTTTTAATGGATTCAGCCCGTTTCATATTTCTGTCCCAAGTATCGTGTTCGGGCGTGATACTCTGAATGAAGCCTTCTTCAACCTACAGTTTATTGCGGGAGAGGAAGGTTCAATTATGTCTGATATAGGGATGGAGATTCACGCCCGAGCCAAGCTCGATACACTGGAGAAGGCTGACATAATCATTGTTCCTTATTGGCGGACGGTTGATGAACGACCAAATGATCAGCTAATTGAGGCGTTACGTCTTGCTCATGAGAGAGGAACATTGATAGTCGGTTTGTGTCTTGGTGGCTATGTTCTGGCTTTCGCTGGGTTATTAGATGGAAAGCGTGCCGCAACTCACTGGGAACTAGAGCAAGATTTCACTCAACGTTTTCCGGAAACGTTACTCGATACCAATGCGTTATATGTAGAAGATGGTGGAGTGATTACATCCGCTGGCACCGCAGCAGGTATTGATTGTTGTTTGTTCGTTTTCCGTAAATATTACAGCAGTGCAATCGCGAACCGTATTGCCCGAAGAATGGTGGTTCCACCATATCGAGACGGAGGGCAAGCACAATTTATTGAACAACCCATACCGATAACAACATCCGATTTACGCATCAATGAGTTGATGGAGCGAATTAGAAACGATATTGGTCACAAGTATACTCTCGATGAACTCGCGGAGTCAGTGATGATGACTCGCCGTACCTTTACCCGTAAATTTCATAAGGCAACAGGGATGGCCTTTGGAGAATGGCTGGCTTCTGAGCGACTCAACCTAGCTCAGGAGCTGCTTGAGTCTACTGATCTAACCATTGAGCAAATAGTGACTAAAACCGGATTCAGTTCGGTGTTTATCTTCCGTGATAAATTCAAAGGACGTTATGCGGTCACTCCAAACCGTTGGAGAAAAACGTTTCATGAGCAGAAATAA
- a CDS encoding S46 family peptidase → MKKLLVSVALAAAFGAHADEGMWQPYQLPAMADELKAKGLEIDAKSISKLTEFPMNAVISLGGCTASFVSPKGLVVTNHHCAYGSIQYNSTPEKNLLKDGFLAKNYGEELPATPGSRIYVTEAVTNVTGEVKAGLENKVGNDFYQGIEAKEKQLVAQCEADDGYRCQVYSFHGGLEYYLVKQLEIRDVRLVYNPAASVGKYGGDIDNWMWPRHTGDFSFYRGYVSKDGKPADFSKDNVPYEPKSFLKVSAKGVSDGDFVMVAGYPGRTNRYRTANEVENQFEWAYPEGKMLRERFIEIIKETAPEGSDERIKYESLIAGLANYAKNFTSMIEFYGKSTMLDDRKAREAALTAWINKDSKRQAQYGQTMAELDKLIKESQEHQARDIILGYIGYTTMLPTARSLYRLANEKQLDDMAREPGYQDRDMTRFKSGLERIDRRYAPSVDKAVVLDLLSRYAKLPSEERIPELDKAFGIGKKFDAAKLSKVLDKMYAKTELGDKATRLAWMDKSVADFKASKDPFIQFAVAMYDTDMAQEKKEKELYGKLMKVRPQYMDAIIAYNKELGKPVYADANSSLRVTVGHVKGYSPQDGLVAVPFTRLEGIVAKDTGEDPFDAPKKQLELIKQKQYGDYYVKSIDSVPVNFLSTLDTTGGNSGSPTLNGRAELVGLLFDGVYESIIGDWGYDTDTNRSIQVDSRYMLWVMKYLDHADNLLAEMEIVH, encoded by the coding sequence ATGAAAAAGTTACTCGTGTCAGTGGCGCTCGCCGCTGCCTTCGGCGCTCACGCCGATGAGGGGATGTGGCAGCCCTATCAACTGCCTGCCATGGCAGATGAGCTGAAGGCCAAAGGGCTGGAAATCGACGCCAAATCTATCTCTAAACTCACCGAATTCCCCATGAACGCCGTGATCAGCCTAGGTGGCTGTACCGCGTCGTTCGTGTCGCCAAAGGGCCTGGTAGTGACTAACCACCACTGTGCCTACGGCTCGATTCAATACAACTCGACTCCAGAGAAGAACCTGCTAAAAGATGGCTTCCTGGCGAAGAACTACGGCGAAGAGCTACCCGCTACCCCAGGTTCACGCATCTATGTCACCGAAGCCGTGACCAATGTGACCGGTGAGGTGAAAGCCGGCCTGGAAAACAAGGTAGGCAACGACTTCTATCAGGGCATCGAAGCCAAAGAGAAGCAACTGGTTGCCCAGTGTGAGGCAGATGATGGCTACCGCTGTCAGGTTTACAGCTTCCACGGCGGCCTGGAATACTATCTGGTTAAGCAGCTTGAGATCCGCGACGTGCGTCTGGTGTATAACCCGGCGGCTAGCGTAGGTAAATACGGCGGCGACATCGACAACTGGATGTGGCCACGTCATACCGGTGACTTCTCTTTCTATCGCGGCTATGTGTCAAAAGATGGCAAGCCTGCTGATTTCAGCAAAGACAACGTGCCTTACGAGCCTAAGAGCTTCCTTAAGGTGTCTGCCAAGGGCGTGAGCGATGGCGACTTCGTCATGGTTGCCGGCTACCCGGGTCGCACCAACCGTTACCGCACCGCCAACGAGGTGGAAAACCAGTTTGAGTGGGCCTATCCGGAAGGCAAGATGCTGCGTGAACGCTTCATCGAGATCATCAAGGAAACCGCGCCTGAGGGCAGCGACGAGCGCATCAAGTATGAGAGCCTGATCGCCGGTCTGGCCAACTACGCCAAAAACTTCACCTCGATGATCGAGTTCTATGGCAAGTCGACCATGCTCGACGATCGCAAGGCTCGCGAGGCGGCGCTGACTGCCTGGATCAATAAAGACAGCAAGCGTCAGGCCCAGTATGGTCAAACCATGGCCGAGCTAGACAAGCTGATCAAAGAGAGTCAGGAGCATCAGGCTCGCGACATCATCTTAGGTTATATCGGTTACACCACTATGCTGCCGACTGCCCGTAGCCTCTACCGTCTGGCTAACGAGAAGCAGCTGGACGACATGGCGCGTGAGCCTGGTTATCAGGATCGCGACATGACCCGCTTCAAGTCGGGCCTTGAGCGTATCGACCGTCGTTATGCACCGAGTGTGGATAAGGCCGTGGTACTGGATCTGCTGAGCCGTTACGCCAAGCTGCCTAGCGAAGAGCGTATCCCTGAGCTGGACAAGGCATTCGGCATCGGCAAGAAGTTCGACGCCGCCAAGCTGAGCAAGGTACTGGATAAGATGTACGCCAAGACCGAGTTGGGCGACAAGGCGACTCGTCTTGCCTGGATGGACAAGTCGGTAGCCGATTTCAAGGCCTCTAAAGATCCTTTCATTCAGTTTGCCGTCGCCATGTATGACACTGATATGGCCCAGGAGAAGAAAGAGAAGGAGCTGTATGGCAAGTTGATGAAGGTGCGTCCTCAATATATGGATGCCATCATCGCCTACAACAAGGAGCTGGGTAAGCCGGTGTACGCCGACGCCAACTCTAGCCTGCGTGTGACCGTGGGTCATGTGAAGGGCTACTCGCCACAAGATGGTCTGGTTGCCGTACCTTTCACTCGCCTGGAAGGCATAGTGGCTAAAGACACGGGTGAAGATCCGTTCGACGCGCCTAAGAAGCAGCTTGAGCTGATCAAGCAGAAGCAATATGGTGACTACTATGTGAAATCTATCGACTCTGTGCCGGTGAACTTCCTGTCGACCCTGGATACCACAGGTGGTAACTCAGGTTCACCAACCCTCAACGGCCGCGCCGAGCTTGTTGGCTTGCTGTTTGACGGCGTCTATGAGTCAATCATCGGCGACTGGGGTTACGATACCGACACCAACCGTTCTATCCAGGTAGATAGCCGCTACATGCTATGGGTGATGAAGTATCTGGATCACGCCGACAACCTGCTGGCAGAAATGGAGATTGTTCACTAA
- a CDS encoding aromatic amino acid transport family protein, with protein sequence MNLKMLGSIAIVAGTAIGGGMLALPLATASLGTIPALLLLVAIWGVSIYTSLLMLEINLRAGVGLNVHAITGKTLGKVGQLIQGGSFLSLLFALTMVYLMGGSSLLESRFEPLGIKVNHEAAVLIFTLVFGGFIAIGVSWIDKVSRVLFSAMVALFVIVVLFLLPEVSPSYILRESATELVSKGELGNLWLAAIPVVFTSFGFHVCIATIVRYLDGDAMSLRKVLMIGSTIPLVCYILWLMVTLGTVGGATVYGFEGSLPKLVSALQGIAHSDILRQCIDLFANLALITSFLGVTMSLFDYIAELTRARDNLLGRLQTWLITFVPPLLCALYYPDGFIKVLGFAALPLVVMIIFLPIAMALGQRKQNLGGYQVSGGQFALAASALVGLVIIAAQLWVAL encoded by the coding sequence GTGAACTTAAAAATGCTTGGCTCTATTGCCATCGTTGCGGGGACCGCAATTGGGGGAGGCATGTTGGCCTTGCCTCTGGCAACTGCTTCACTGGGGACGATTCCAGCCTTACTACTATTAGTGGCGATCTGGGGGGTATCTATCTATACCTCTCTGTTGATGTTAGAGATTAACTTACGTGCCGGTGTGGGGCTGAACGTCCACGCCATCACGGGCAAGACCTTAGGCAAGGTCGGCCAGCTGATCCAGGGCGGCTCCTTCTTGAGTCTGCTGTTTGCCCTGACCATGGTCTATCTGATGGGCGGTTCCTCCCTGCTGGAGTCTCGCTTCGAACCGCTGGGGATAAAGGTGAACCACGAGGCGGCGGTACTCATCTTTACCTTGGTGTTCGGTGGCTTCATCGCCATCGGCGTCTCCTGGATCGACAAGGTCTCACGTGTGCTCTTTAGCGCCATGGTAGCCCTGTTTGTCATCGTAGTGCTCTTCCTGCTACCCGAAGTCAGCCCAAGCTATATCCTGCGTGAATCGGCCACCGAATTGGTGTCTAAGGGCGAGCTGGGTAACCTCTGGCTGGCGGCTATTCCTGTGGTGTTTACCTCTTTCGGTTTCCACGTCTGTATCGCAACGATTGTGCGCTACCTGGATGGCGATGCCATGTCGCTGCGTAAGGTACTCATGATTGGCTCGACCATCCCCTTGGTGTGCTACATCCTCTGGTTGATGGTGACCCTGGGCACTGTGGGCGGCGCGACCGTGTACGGTTTCGAGGGCTCTCTGCCTAAGCTGGTGTCGGCGCTGCAGGGTATCGCTCACTCAGACATTTTACGTCAATGTATCGATTTGTTTGCAAACCTGGCGCTGATAACCTCTTTCCTCGGGGTGACCATGAGCCTGTTCGACTATATTGCCGAGCTGACCCGCGCCAGAGACAACCTGCTGGGTCGCCTGCAGACCTGGTTGATAACCTTTGTGCCGCCACTGCTGTGCGCCCTCTACTATCCTGATGGTTTCATTAAGGTATTAGGTTTCGCGGCTCTGCCGTTGGTGGTGATGATCATCTTCCTGCCTATCGCCATGGCGCTGGGACAGCGTAAGCAAAATCTGGGCGGTTACCAGGTGAGTGGTGGTCAGTTTGCATTAGCCGCGTCGGCGCTGGTAGGTCTGGTGATTATCGCCGCCCAGCTCTGGGTTGCGCTGTAA